The Lineus longissimus chromosome 2, tnLinLong1.2, whole genome shotgun sequence genome window below encodes:
- the LOC135483216 gene encoding uncharacterized protein LOC135483216 isoform X1: protein MQKNKKALNNPPLKKEVPDRSDQRPYATIWMDSCYQETLLPDLSWTKVEPRVCEMLARKIQKQQSQPERMQMIFELVGPEFKKEYFPSEPYQPSLLETPHMNAEQKERLRSEAQVWLNSQAYRAAKESGCGRVLPGTEPTDDLCDEQMRFLQNVFDIFVKGLDRHLYKNEQEVMKKKKIQEEEEKKKKKVTEDKSRVQVLAVRRASMLSAMSSAYSRKSTPFYDKVTRIGGDEPGYYSDQTEAVGDCVKSILQRDPRRFVDVSRRLHGRQMPGSLRSYMWLDVLFKNDRERLKEGNVEKIVRERFGRAVARGVGDLKMKRATHSPIAGLIENAVVESYAKTLSMQPYNFEKHLVDTARALNILYSYDRTYEPYLIHWLFPMQVAFKEQSHAGEHVYELAMYLDLLNQNCFPSWPKIFAMAEQTLDILEQFDPEFHRHLRTIAQTDANINSKEFMVYLIHQEKEKAQEILNAKQEVAPDTPRSKESLALSRPLLADPLVFLRKWIGEGFVSVLDTPAVMFLWDQNFMQLWQGHAMENMCLSLLMLLRHKFMEANNYATMKDVFLNGPCCLYTADIQRAWIHVEMGQNLNGVPYLNRQRPITPPPTPGLSPTPVPGATIVEGPLMAVGLKDINVKLVIPEKAWRNENWMRQFNPSRLKLMCKVYFGQYKLDMKITHQVPYLTEGDNTPRGSKIFSLDFTADKIEFHDLDASQYTLKADSYPYAILRVDYLQLHGDRKLSVSHTALGWAKIPLYSKERRQANQQQPAPNQAGPQTPGQTPGRTGNTPRQTSVQGPTPQQRQTLTSRQQPSAATAQRTPTQQGNLTSRPTPYGQSAQNSPAPGGHLEHMWVGSWGHWTYPLEAGDVPDSVLQVPSRPPTTTSGIINQGSEIACVIYDPQIPEVPPSPIVAPKTPVKTPASLPTPIPTPKTREPTPRVEEREPTPDDRAWVPHKAGAAKNDPEPMDLNSTFDIYVDMVRFIPDLASIIKVTGRVLRTGEIAKTPDILTFPEIPNDPRSPKFKYKLTINEMKKNMDPNAVILLRVYTVQNNDQDLVVIGSCLIGLCNNEGKIKTGGYQLRLHSGMPELPQGIAGLVPGDLDSKPNIPCASVLVRILPHATKHLPAPEYRTCYYHSDDAQPTQTEWGIFNSYLSDTQYPKDYLELVKTVKYADRDGSGTTHHIAISFLPQRLDNKKYLPPQKPANQLDLGIAVRYRQEKGMMISIQKAFGLDGVDVYTQCFVKEVRNAPPKKSATPDGDSLRFLTEKMEYDSPQKAPLWVDSAVTGNPVYRKNSFLYIQVYCMKFKYTPNASHSQPGKLTSVNGQQFDLAADSDWFWTAVPMYKWESTHSGIHTVPLFKGRISPELKAKFLENGVEETIFKNDWDQATVHPTAGLIVKLLDKQYEKEDEFPIQPLPQHKLIDALGNAAPYLAAMDDMSGKKIHDLVVDSLEPKYRKLGASGETYLVEQKFYSQLAVAAFKEQIEEVEGPMPDLNQGHQSPQNILSVSQDDAFN, encoded by the exons ATGCAGAAAAATAAGAAGGCTTTGAATAATCCTCCTCTGAAGAAGGAGGTACCAGACCGGTCGGATCAGAGGCCGTATGCCACAATATGGATGGACTCGTGCTACCAGGAGACACTCCTGCCCGATCTGTCTTGGACCAAG GTCGAGCCAAGGGTTTGCGAGATGCTGGCTCGGAAGATCCAAAAGCAGCAGAGTCAACCTGAGAGGATGCAGATGATATTTGAATTGGTCGGCCCAGAGTTTAAGAAGGAGTATTTCCCCAGTGAACCATATCAGCCATCCCTACTG GAAACTCCCCACATGAATGCCGAACAGAAAGAACGGTTACGTTCTGAAGCACAGGTTTGGTTGAATAGTCAAGCATACCGAGCTGCCAAGGAAAGTGGATGTGGCCGAGTCCTGCCGGGGACAGAACCCACGGATGATCTGTGTGATGAGCAGATGAGATTCCTGCAGAACGTATTTGATATCTTTGTGAAGGGCTTGGATCGTCACCTGTATAAAAATGAACAGGAGGTCATG aaaaaaaagaagatccaggaagaagaggagaaaaagaagaaaaaggttACAGAAGATAAGAGTCGTGTGCAGGTTCTTGCAGTGCGGAGAGCATCCATGTTGAGTGCCATGTCATCTGCTTATAGTAGGAAGTCAACACCATTTTATG ACAAGGTCACACGAATTGGTGGAGATGAGCCTGGATACTATAGCGATCAGACGGAGGCTGTGGGTGACTGTGTGAAGAGCATCCTGCAGCGGGACCCCAGGAGATTTGTTGATGTTTCACGGAGGCTTCATGGAAGACAGATGCCTGGTTCGCTGAGGTCGTATATGTGGCTGGATGTTTTGTTTAAAAATGATAGGGAGAGGCTCAAAGAAGG GAACGTTGAGAAGATCGTGCGTGAGAGGTTTGGAAGGGCTGTTGCACGAGGTGTGGGAGACTTGAAAATGAAACGAGCTACACATTCACCGATTGCTGGTCTGATTGAGAATGCTGTGGTTGAG AGTTATGCAAAAACTTTGTCCATGCAGCCATACAACTTTGAGAAACATTTAGTCGATACTGCCAGGGCTCTAAACATCCTTTACTCATATGATAGGACCTATGAACCTTATCTTATCCACTGGTTGTTTCCCATGCAAGTTGCATTCAAGGAACAAAGTCATGCAG GTGAACATGTGTACGAGTTGGCCATGTACTTAGATCTCCTCAATCAGAACTGTTTCCCTTCCTGGCCAAAGATCTTTGCAATGGCTGAACAGACCTTGGACATCTTGGAGCAGTTCGATCCGGAGTTCCACAGGCATCTGAGGACTATTGCACAGACTGATGCAAATATCAATTCCAAG GAGTTCATGGTCTACCTGATCCATCAGGAGAAGGAGAAGGCCCAGGAGATACTCAATGCCAAGCAGGAGGTTGCACCAGATACACCCAGATCAAAGGAATCCTTGGCGCTGTCACGACCGCTGCTGGCAGATCCCCTCGTCTTCTTGAGGAAGTGGATTGGAGAG GGTTTTGTGAGTGTACTTGATACGCCAGCCGTGATGTTTTTGTGGGACCAGAACTTCATGCAGCTGTGGCAAGGTCATGCCATGGAGAATATGTGCCTTTCATTACTCATGTTGCTGCGCCACAAATTTATGGAGGCTAACAATTATGCAACCATGAAGGAC GTGTTTTTGAATGGTCCATGCTGTCTTTACACTGCCGACATCCAGCGGGCCTGGATCCATGTCGAGATGGGACAGAACCTGAATGGAGTGCCATATCTAAACAGACAGAGACCAAT AACCCCGCCTCCCACACCAGGACTCAGTCCCACACCTGTACCAGGAGCCACAATTGTCGAAGGTCCACTAATGGCTGTTGGTCTAAAGGACATCAATGTCAAGCTGGTCATTCCGGAAAAGGCTTGGAGAAAT GAGAACTGGATGAGACAGTTTAACCCCTCAAGGTTGAAACTGATGTGCAAGGTCTACTTCGGCCAGTACAAGCTCGACATGAAGATAACCCACCAGGTGCCATATCTAACCGAAGGTGACAACACTCCACGCGGAAGCAAGATATTCTCCCTGGATTTCACTGCGGATAAGATTGAATTCCATGACCTAGATGCCTCACAGTACACATTGAAAGCAGATAGCTATCCATATGCCATTTTGAGAGTGGATTATCTTCAGCTGCATGGGGATAGAAAGTTGT CTGTCTCTCATACTGCACTTGGTTGGGCAAAGATACCCTTGTACTCTAAAGAGAGAAGACAAGCAAACCAACAACAGCCAGCACCAAATCAGGCTGGGCCACAGACTCCTGGTCAGACTCCAGGAAGAACAGGGAACACACCTCGGCAAACCTCTGTCCAAGGTCCCACCCCCCAACAACGGCAAACTCTCACATCCCGGCAGCAGCCTTCAGCAGCAACAGCTCAGAGAACACCCACACAACAAGGCAACTTGACCAGTAGACCCACCCCCTATGGACAGAGCGCGCAGAACAGCCCTGCACCTGGAGGTCACTTGGAGCACATGTGGGTTGGTTCATGGGGTCACTGGACCTACCCACTGGAAGCTGGAGATGTACCAGACTCAGTGCTACAGGTGCCATCACGGCCTCCTACAACTACATCAG GGATCATCAACCAAGGATCGGAGATAGCCTGTGTCATCTATGATCCACAAATACCAGAAGTGCCACCATCCCCGATTGTGGCACCCAAGACTCCTGTCAAAACACCAGCTTCTTTACCGACACCAATTCCTACGCCAAAAACCAGGGAGCCAACTCCTCGGGTTGA GGAGCGTGAACCAACACCGGATGACCGAGCGTGGGTCCCGCACAAAGCAGGAGCTGCCAAGAATGACCCTGAACCAATGGATCTCAATAGTACCTTTGATATTTATGTGGATATGGTCAGATTTATACCGGATTTGGCCAGCATTATCAAG GTTACTGGAAGAGTGCTGAGGACAGGTGAAATAGCCAAGACCCCCGACATCCTGACCTTCCCAGAGATTCCCAACGACCCAAGAAGTCCCAAGTTCAAATATAAACTAACCATAAATGAGATGAAGAAAAATATGGACCCGAATGCAGTGATTTTGTTGAGGGTTTATACGGTACAGAATAATGACCAGGACCTTGTTGTAATTGGGAGCTGTTTGATTGGGCTCTGCAATAACGAG GGAAAGATAAAGACAGGTGGCTACCAGCTACGTCTTCATAGTGGGATGCCAGAGCTGCCTCAGGGAATAGCAGGGCTGGTGCCTGGTGACCTTGACAGCAAGCCCAACATACCATGTGCGTCGGTGCTGGTTAGGATTCTACCCCATGCTACG AAGCACTTACCAGCCCCAGAGTACAGGACTTGCTACTACCACTCGGATGATGCACAACCTACTCAGACAGAGTGGGGTATCTTTAACAGCTACCTCAGCGATACGCAGTATCCAAAGGATTATCTCGAGTTGGTGAAAACTGTCAAGTATGCTGACCGGGATGGTTCTG gTACGACCCACCATATTGCGATCAGCTTCCTCCCACAGCGTCTGGATAACAAGAAATACCTACCTCCACAGAAGCCGGCTAATCAGCTTGACCTTGGCATTGCGGTCAGATACCGCCAGGAAAAGGGAATGATGATATCTATCCAGAAAGCATTTGGCTTGGATGGTG TTGATGTCTACACCCAGTGCTTTGTCAAAGAAGTCAGGAATGCTCCGCCAAAGAAGTCTGCAACTCCAGATGGTGACTCGCTGCGATTTTTAACTGAAAAAATGGAGTATGACTCTCCACAGAAGGCACCGTTGTGGGTTGACAGCGCCGTG ACTGGTAATCCTGTCTATAGAAAGAACAGCTTCCTGTACATTCAAGTGTACTGTATGAAGTTCAAGTACACCCCAAATGCATCTCACAGCCAACCCGGGAAGCTGACCAGTGTTAATGGGCAACAGTTTGACCTAGCTGCAGATTCTGATTGGTTTTGGACTGCTGTCCCGATGTATAAatg GGAGTCGACACACAGTGGTATCCATACTGTGCCACTCTTCAAGGGAAGGATATCGCCCGAGTTGAAGGCCAAGTTCCTTGAGAACGGCGTGGAGGAAACGATCTTCAAGAATGACTGGGATCAGGCCACTGTCCAT cCGACTGCTGGACTAATTGTCAAACTCTTGGATAAGCAATATGAGAAGGAAGATGAATTTCCTATCCAACCACTGCCG CAACACAAACTCATTGATGCCCTTGGCAACGCGGCACCCTATCTTGCTGCAATGGACGATATGTCGGGCAAGAAAATCCATGATTTGGTTGTGGATTCTCTGGAACCTAAGTACCGCAAACTCGGGGCCAGTGGGGAAACCTACCTTGTGGAGCAGAAGTTTTATTCCCAACTTGCTGTGGCAGCTTTCAAGGAACAAATT GAGGAAGTGGAGGGACCGATGCCAGACCTCAACCAGGGACATCAGTCACCCCAAAATATACTGTCAGTGTCGCAGGATGATGCATTCAACTAA
- the LOC135483216 gene encoding uncharacterized protein LOC135483216 isoform X2 — protein MQKNKKALNNPPLKKEVPDRSDQRPYATIWMDSCYQETLLPDLSWTKVEPRVCEMLARKIQKQQSQPERMQMIFELVGPEFKKEYFPSEPYQPSLLETPHMNAEQKERLRSEAQVWLNSQAYRAAKESGCGRVLPGTEPTDDLCDEQMRFLQNVFDIFVKGLDRHLYKNEQEVMKKKKIQEEEEKKKKKVTEDKSRVQVLAVRRASMLSAMSSAYSRKSTPFYDKVTRIGGDEPGYYSDQTEAVGDCVKSILQRDPRRFVDVSRRLHGRQMPGSLRSYMWLDVLFKNDRERLKEGNVEKIVRERFGRAVARGVGDLKMKRATHSPIAGLIENAVVESYAKTLSMQPYNFEKHLVDTARALNILYSYDRTYEPYLIHWLFPMQVAFKEQSHAGEHVYELAMYLDLLNQNCFPSWPKIFAMAEQTLDILEQFDPEFHRHLRTIAQTDANINSKEFMVYLIHQEKEKAQEILNAKQEVAPDTPRSKESLALSRPLLADPLVFLRKWIGEGFVSVLDTPAVMFLWDQNFMQLWQGHAMENMCLSLLMLLRHKFMEANNYATMKDVFLNGPCCLYTADIQRAWIHVEMGQNLNGVPYLNRQRPITPPPTPGLSPTPVPGATIVEGPLMAVGLKDINVKLVIPEKAWRNENWMRQFNPSRLKLMCKVYFGQYKLDMKITHQVPYLTEGDNTPRGSKIFSLDFTADKIEFHDLDASQYTLKADSYPYAILRVDYLQLHGDRKLSVSHTALGWAKIPLYSKERRQANQQQPAPNQAGPQTPGQTPGRTGNTPRQTSVQGPTPQQRQTLTSRQQPSAATAQRTPTQQGNLTSRPTPYGQSAQNSPAPGGHLEHMWVGSWGHWTYPLEAGDVPDSVLQVPSRPPTTTSGIINQGSEIACVIYDPQIPEVPPSPIVAPKTPVKTPASLPTPIPTPKTREPTPRVEEREPTPDDRAWVPHKAGAAKNDPEPMDLNSTFDIYVDMVRFIPDLASIIKVTGRVLRTGEIAKTPDILTFPEIPNDPRSPKFKYKLTINEMKKNMDPNAVILLRVYTVQNNDQDLVVIGSCLIGLCNNEGKIKTGGYQLRLHSGMPELPQGIAGLVPGDLDSKPNIPCASVLVRILPHATKHLPAPEYRTCYYHSDDAQPTQTEWGIFNSYLSDTQYPKDYLELVKTVKYADRDGSGTTHHIAISFLPQRLDNKKYLPPQKPANQLDLGIAVRYRQEKGMMISIQKAFGLDGVDVYTQCFVKEVRNAPPKKSATPDGDSLRFLTEKMEYDSPQKAPLWVDSAVTGNPVYRKNSFLYIQVYCMKFKYTPNASHSQPGKLTSVNGQQFDLAADSDWFWTAVPMYKWESTHSGIHTVPLFKGRISPELKAKFLENGVEETIFKNDWDQATVHPTAGLIVKLLDKQYEKEDEFPIQPLPQHKLIDALGNAAPYLAAMDDMSGKKIHDLVVDSLEPKYRKLGASGETYLVEQKFYSQLAVAAFKEQIN, from the exons ATGCAGAAAAATAAGAAGGCTTTGAATAATCCTCCTCTGAAGAAGGAGGTACCAGACCGGTCGGATCAGAGGCCGTATGCCACAATATGGATGGACTCGTGCTACCAGGAGACACTCCTGCCCGATCTGTCTTGGACCAAG GTCGAGCCAAGGGTTTGCGAGATGCTGGCTCGGAAGATCCAAAAGCAGCAGAGTCAACCTGAGAGGATGCAGATGATATTTGAATTGGTCGGCCCAGAGTTTAAGAAGGAGTATTTCCCCAGTGAACCATATCAGCCATCCCTACTG GAAACTCCCCACATGAATGCCGAACAGAAAGAACGGTTACGTTCTGAAGCACAGGTTTGGTTGAATAGTCAAGCATACCGAGCTGCCAAGGAAAGTGGATGTGGCCGAGTCCTGCCGGGGACAGAACCCACGGATGATCTGTGTGATGAGCAGATGAGATTCCTGCAGAACGTATTTGATATCTTTGTGAAGGGCTTGGATCGTCACCTGTATAAAAATGAACAGGAGGTCATG aaaaaaaagaagatccaggaagaagaggagaaaaagaagaaaaaggttACAGAAGATAAGAGTCGTGTGCAGGTTCTTGCAGTGCGGAGAGCATCCATGTTGAGTGCCATGTCATCTGCTTATAGTAGGAAGTCAACACCATTTTATG ACAAGGTCACACGAATTGGTGGAGATGAGCCTGGATACTATAGCGATCAGACGGAGGCTGTGGGTGACTGTGTGAAGAGCATCCTGCAGCGGGACCCCAGGAGATTTGTTGATGTTTCACGGAGGCTTCATGGAAGACAGATGCCTGGTTCGCTGAGGTCGTATATGTGGCTGGATGTTTTGTTTAAAAATGATAGGGAGAGGCTCAAAGAAGG GAACGTTGAGAAGATCGTGCGTGAGAGGTTTGGAAGGGCTGTTGCACGAGGTGTGGGAGACTTGAAAATGAAACGAGCTACACATTCACCGATTGCTGGTCTGATTGAGAATGCTGTGGTTGAG AGTTATGCAAAAACTTTGTCCATGCAGCCATACAACTTTGAGAAACATTTAGTCGATACTGCCAGGGCTCTAAACATCCTTTACTCATATGATAGGACCTATGAACCTTATCTTATCCACTGGTTGTTTCCCATGCAAGTTGCATTCAAGGAACAAAGTCATGCAG GTGAACATGTGTACGAGTTGGCCATGTACTTAGATCTCCTCAATCAGAACTGTTTCCCTTCCTGGCCAAAGATCTTTGCAATGGCTGAACAGACCTTGGACATCTTGGAGCAGTTCGATCCGGAGTTCCACAGGCATCTGAGGACTATTGCACAGACTGATGCAAATATCAATTCCAAG GAGTTCATGGTCTACCTGATCCATCAGGAGAAGGAGAAGGCCCAGGAGATACTCAATGCCAAGCAGGAGGTTGCACCAGATACACCCAGATCAAAGGAATCCTTGGCGCTGTCACGACCGCTGCTGGCAGATCCCCTCGTCTTCTTGAGGAAGTGGATTGGAGAG GGTTTTGTGAGTGTACTTGATACGCCAGCCGTGATGTTTTTGTGGGACCAGAACTTCATGCAGCTGTGGCAAGGTCATGCCATGGAGAATATGTGCCTTTCATTACTCATGTTGCTGCGCCACAAATTTATGGAGGCTAACAATTATGCAACCATGAAGGAC GTGTTTTTGAATGGTCCATGCTGTCTTTACACTGCCGACATCCAGCGGGCCTGGATCCATGTCGAGATGGGACAGAACCTGAATGGAGTGCCATATCTAAACAGACAGAGACCAAT AACCCCGCCTCCCACACCAGGACTCAGTCCCACACCTGTACCAGGAGCCACAATTGTCGAAGGTCCACTAATGGCTGTTGGTCTAAAGGACATCAATGTCAAGCTGGTCATTCCGGAAAAGGCTTGGAGAAAT GAGAACTGGATGAGACAGTTTAACCCCTCAAGGTTGAAACTGATGTGCAAGGTCTACTTCGGCCAGTACAAGCTCGACATGAAGATAACCCACCAGGTGCCATATCTAACCGAAGGTGACAACACTCCACGCGGAAGCAAGATATTCTCCCTGGATTTCACTGCGGATAAGATTGAATTCCATGACCTAGATGCCTCACAGTACACATTGAAAGCAGATAGCTATCCATATGCCATTTTGAGAGTGGATTATCTTCAGCTGCATGGGGATAGAAAGTTGT CTGTCTCTCATACTGCACTTGGTTGGGCAAAGATACCCTTGTACTCTAAAGAGAGAAGACAAGCAAACCAACAACAGCCAGCACCAAATCAGGCTGGGCCACAGACTCCTGGTCAGACTCCAGGAAGAACAGGGAACACACCTCGGCAAACCTCTGTCCAAGGTCCCACCCCCCAACAACGGCAAACTCTCACATCCCGGCAGCAGCCTTCAGCAGCAACAGCTCAGAGAACACCCACACAACAAGGCAACTTGACCAGTAGACCCACCCCCTATGGACAGAGCGCGCAGAACAGCCCTGCACCTGGAGGTCACTTGGAGCACATGTGGGTTGGTTCATGGGGTCACTGGACCTACCCACTGGAAGCTGGAGATGTACCAGACTCAGTGCTACAGGTGCCATCACGGCCTCCTACAACTACATCAG GGATCATCAACCAAGGATCGGAGATAGCCTGTGTCATCTATGATCCACAAATACCAGAAGTGCCACCATCCCCGATTGTGGCACCCAAGACTCCTGTCAAAACACCAGCTTCTTTACCGACACCAATTCCTACGCCAAAAACCAGGGAGCCAACTCCTCGGGTTGA GGAGCGTGAACCAACACCGGATGACCGAGCGTGGGTCCCGCACAAAGCAGGAGCTGCCAAGAATGACCCTGAACCAATGGATCTCAATAGTACCTTTGATATTTATGTGGATATGGTCAGATTTATACCGGATTTGGCCAGCATTATCAAG GTTACTGGAAGAGTGCTGAGGACAGGTGAAATAGCCAAGACCCCCGACATCCTGACCTTCCCAGAGATTCCCAACGACCCAAGAAGTCCCAAGTTCAAATATAAACTAACCATAAATGAGATGAAGAAAAATATGGACCCGAATGCAGTGATTTTGTTGAGGGTTTATACGGTACAGAATAATGACCAGGACCTTGTTGTAATTGGGAGCTGTTTGATTGGGCTCTGCAATAACGAG GGAAAGATAAAGACAGGTGGCTACCAGCTACGTCTTCATAGTGGGATGCCAGAGCTGCCTCAGGGAATAGCAGGGCTGGTGCCTGGTGACCTTGACAGCAAGCCCAACATACCATGTGCGTCGGTGCTGGTTAGGATTCTACCCCATGCTACG AAGCACTTACCAGCCCCAGAGTACAGGACTTGCTACTACCACTCGGATGATGCACAACCTACTCAGACAGAGTGGGGTATCTTTAACAGCTACCTCAGCGATACGCAGTATCCAAAGGATTATCTCGAGTTGGTGAAAACTGTCAAGTATGCTGACCGGGATGGTTCTG gTACGACCCACCATATTGCGATCAGCTTCCTCCCACAGCGTCTGGATAACAAGAAATACCTACCTCCACAGAAGCCGGCTAATCAGCTTGACCTTGGCATTGCGGTCAGATACCGCCAGGAAAAGGGAATGATGATATCTATCCAGAAAGCATTTGGCTTGGATGGTG TTGATGTCTACACCCAGTGCTTTGTCAAAGAAGTCAGGAATGCTCCGCCAAAGAAGTCTGCAACTCCAGATGGTGACTCGCTGCGATTTTTAACTGAAAAAATGGAGTATGACTCTCCACAGAAGGCACCGTTGTGGGTTGACAGCGCCGTG ACTGGTAATCCTGTCTATAGAAAGAACAGCTTCCTGTACATTCAAGTGTACTGTATGAAGTTCAAGTACACCCCAAATGCATCTCACAGCCAACCCGGGAAGCTGACCAGTGTTAATGGGCAACAGTTTGACCTAGCTGCAGATTCTGATTGGTTTTGGACTGCTGTCCCGATGTATAAatg GGAGTCGACACACAGTGGTATCCATACTGTGCCACTCTTCAAGGGAAGGATATCGCCCGAGTTGAAGGCCAAGTTCCTTGAGAACGGCGTGGAGGAAACGATCTTCAAGAATGACTGGGATCAGGCCACTGTCCAT cCGACTGCTGGACTAATTGTCAAACTCTTGGATAAGCAATATGAGAAGGAAGATGAATTTCCTATCCAACCACTGCCG CAACACAAACTCATTGATGCCCTTGGCAACGCGGCACCCTATCTTGCTGCAATGGACGATATGTCGGGCAAGAAAATCCATGATTTGGTTGTGGATTCTCTGGAACCTAAGTACCGCAAACTCGGGGCCAGTGGGGAAACCTACCTTGTGGAGCAGAAGTTTTATTCCCAACTTGCTGTGGCAGCTTTCAAGGAACAAATT AATTAG
- the LOC135483217 gene encoding SREBP regulating gene protein-like produces the protein MFGARFLRKRWVLVVIFGLSLIYFLKTTFYQSSSLVLRDEYAVRKPRPPELFKWQPKFDRINETAVNTCRNSVQGKKLLADERGYVCERSDLLVGGCCDIKGKTARRYTCDSCLQNNCCSLYEHCVSCCLQPEKQPLLRKILGKAADTFSHLFASVTDHFELCLAKCRTSSQSVQHENSYRDPVAKFCYGENPPALQPMTS, from the exons ATGTTTGGGGCACGATTTCTTAGGAAGCGCTGGGTTCTGGTCGTTATATTCGGACTTTCTCTCATCTACTTTCTCAAGACAACATTCTACCAG AGCTCCAGTCTGGTATTACGAGATGAGTACGCTGTGAGGAAGCCCCGACCACCAGAACTCTTCAAGTGGCAGCCAAAGTTTGATAGGATCAATGAAACTGCTGTCAATACCTGTAGGAATTCTGTTCAAGGAAAGAAACTGTTAGCTGATGAACGAG GTTACGTTTGTGAGAGATCAGACCTGTTAGTTGGAGGCTGCTGTGATATCAAGGGAAAAACGGCCCGCCGTTATACTTGCGATAGTTGCCTACAGAATAACTGCTGTAGCTTGTATGAGCACTGCGTGTCTTGTTGCTTGCAGCCAGAGAAG CAACCCTTACTCAGAAAAATTCTAGGAAAAGCTGCTGATACTTTCAGTCATCTGTTTGCGTCAGTGACAGATCATTTTGAGCTGTGTTTAGCAAAATGCCGGACTTCCTCCCAGAGCGTCCAACACGAGAACTCGTACCGTGACCCTGTTGCGAAATTTTGCTATGGGGAGAATCCACCCGCCCTTCAGCCAATGACCTCTTAA
- the LOC135483219 gene encoding RING finger and transmembrane domain-containing protein 2-like produces the protein MPQNRSGGLPTEVVNVLNDWLPVGVDAEEAIGAVSMPSDGQSNTFVVNIDPNTEEPANGNRTGHGHAHSHSHGHGHSHDAQPPPQQTATIGRPDLMTLWKLTQGFAPFLLLIFAKLLYDHRLGVLILIGVCGTFYHSNTVLVKLVGNRDSYPYPTLKLLSIIFFLVLNVFAIYFVFADQQLYRSLYFSLPGIEKVDFWMLLWIVGITDFVIKFVAIGLKTVITIIPKACIATKRRGKYYMFIEYTAQFYRCLTPVTPWCYFLLDSSTGAEWFSYFLLGIYVFCKASTCRTKCNEFISAWRKFRVDVNYGSSPSSDDMKTSGGDACPICQDDYHDPVMLTCKHIFCEDCVSMWFDREPTCPMCRAAIAENPAWRDGSTAVGVQLF, from the exons ATGCCGCAAAACAGATCTGGTGGTCTACCGACCGAAGTCGTCAATGTACTGAATGACTGGTTGCCAGTTGGAGTCGATGCTGAAGAAGCCATAGGAGCTGTCTCCATGCCTTCTGATGGACAATCTAATACCTTCGTTGTAAACATTGACCCAAACACAGAAGAGCCTGCAAACGGAAATAGGACTGGTCACGGCCATGCACATTCACATTCCCATGGTCACGGTCATAGCCATGATGCCCAGCCCCCACCACAACAAACTGCCACCATTGGCCGACCTGACCTGATGACGCTGTGGAAACTTACCCAAGGCTTTGCACCATTTCTTTTGCTGATATTTGCAAAGCTTCTCTATGATCACAGACTAG GTGTGCTCATACTGATTGGTGTGTGTGGGACCTTCTATCATTCTAATACAGTGCTGGTCAAATTGGTTGGGAACAGG GATTCATACCCATACCCGACGCTGAAGCTCCTGTCAATTATCTTCTTTCTTGTTTTGAATGTGTTTGCTATCTACTTTGTTTTTGCTGACCAGCAATTGTATAGGAG tttatATTTCAGCCTGCCAGGCATAGAAAAGGTGGATTTCTGGATGTTGCTCTGGATTGTCGGTATCACCGACTTTGTCATCAAGTTTGTTGCCATTGGATTGAAGACTGTGATAACTATTATTCCAAAAGCATGCATTGCCACAAAAAGAAGG GGGAAATACTACATGTTTATTGAATACACAGCTCAATTCTACCGTTGCCTCACGCCGGTCACTCCATGGTGTTATTTTCTCCTGGATTCCTCAACGGGAGCTGAATGGTTTTCATATTTTCTCCTTGGAATATACGTCTTTTGCAAG GCTTCAACCTGCCGGACGAAGTGTAACGAGTTCATCTCAGCGTGGAGAAAGTTCAGAGTAGATGTG AACTATGGTTCAAGCCCAAGCTCTGATGATATGAAAACGAGTGGTGGTGATGCGTGTCCTATATGTCAGGATGATTATCATGATCCAGTTATGCTGACTTGTAAG CATATTTTCTGTGAAGACTGTGTATCGATGTGGTTCGACCGCGAGCCAACGTGTCCAATGTGTCGGGCAGCCATTGCTGAAAACCCTGCTTGGAGGGATGGATCAACGGCAGTCGGTGTGCAGTTATTTTAA